The proteins below come from a single Miscanthus floridulus cultivar M001 chromosome 1, ASM1932011v1, whole genome shotgun sequence genomic window:
- the LOC136544451 gene encoding uncharacterized protein isoform X2 has protein sequence MVSALELTDEEVLKRLQKMLKGASVVSLTVSEYCAKNPPLAELGCNFVDPIPLHDLLAVLGASGSLAGASLTIPRAARSVGKRGRVAGSSSGVPVAKKARQSSTSLASAMVALVETEEEEDDDAPPIMRRKRSSGTSSSEALAPGSSVAPTPSSSIAPVLSSSRAPVPAMPLLPLSGGDVFAAVVPPAMSSFGLMRKKIAEPSSSPSLQSTSCQTSSAPLRTESQDSERTGTEVAMRGIESIVADLPAPEVTVAMAAGPSERLALAS, from the exons atggtctctgcccttgagttgaccgatgaggaggtactcaagcgccttcagaagatgctgaaaggagcaagcgttgtctcgCTTACCGTCTCCGAGTACTGTGCAAAGAACCCGCCTCTAGCT GAATTGGGGTGTAACTTCGTTGACCCGATTCCCCTTCACGACCTCCTTGCCGTTTTGGGGGCTAgtggtagtcttgctggggcttctttaaCCA TTCCTCGAGCTGCTCGTAGCGTCGGCAAGAGGGGGCGAGTGGCTGGTTCTTCTTCTGGTGTGCCCGTTGCCAAGAAagctcgccagtcgagtacttctctag ctagtgctatggtggccttggtcgagactgaggaagaagaggatgatgatgcaccccctatcatgcggcg taagcggtcatcgggtaccagttcttctgaggctcttgCACCGGGTTCTTCCGTAGCTCCGACACCGAGTTCTTCCATAGCTCCGGTACTGAGTTCTTCCAGGGCTCCAGTACCGGCTATGCCGCTCCTACCGCTgagtggcggggatgtttttgctgccgtggttcccCCAGCGATGTCTTCTTTTGGTTTAAtgaggaagaagatagctga GCCTTCATCTTCCCCGAgcctccagtcgacttcttgtcaaacctctagtgcgcccttgcgtactgagtctcaggactcagAACGCACGGGCACtgaggtggctatgagggggaTAGAGTCCATAGTTGCTGATTTGCCAGCTCCCgaagtgaccgtggccatggcagcGGGTCCATCTGAGagattggccttggcttcctag
- the LOC136544451 gene encoding adhesin AWP1-like isoform X1 yields MVSALELTDEEVLKRLQKMLKGASVVSLTVSEYCAKNPPLAELGCNFVDPIPLHDLLAVLGASGSLAGASLTSKSQTAVMLPGVSSVNPDVYVEYVPRSVPRAARSVGKRGRVAGSSSGVPVAKKARQSSTSLASAMVALVETEEEEDDDAPPIMRRKRSSGTSSSEALAPGSSVAPTPSSSIAPVLSSSRAPVPAMPLLPLSGGDVFAAVVPPAMSSFGLMRKKIAEPSSSPSLQSTSCQTSSAPLRTESQDSERTGTEVAMRGIESIVADLPAPEVTVAMAAGPSERLALAS; encoded by the exons atggtctctgcccttgagttgaccgatgaggaggtactcaagcgccttcagaagatgctgaaaggagcaagcgttgtctcgCTTACCGTCTCCGAGTACTGTGCAAAGAACCCGCCTCTAGCT GAATTGGGGTGTAACTTCGTTGACCCGATTCCCCTTCACGACCTCCTTGCCGTTTTGGGGGCTAgtggtagtcttgctggggcttctttaaCCAGTAAATCGCAAACTGCCgtaatgcttcctggtgtttcttccgtgaaccctgatgtatatgtagagtacgTTCCTCGTTCAGTTCCTCGAGCTGCTCGTAGCGTCGGCAAGAGGGGGCGAGTGGCTGGTTCTTCTTCTGGTGTGCCCGTTGCCAAGAAagctcgccagtcgagtacttctctag ctagtgctatggtggccttggtcgagactgaggaagaagaggatgatgatgcaccccctatcatgcggcg taagcggtcatcgggtaccagttcttctgaggctcttgCACCGGGTTCTTCCGTAGCTCCGACACCGAGTTCTTCCATAGCTCCGGTACTGAGTTCTTCCAGGGCTCCAGTACCGGCTATGCCGCTCCTACCGCTgagtggcggggatgtttttgctgccgtggttcccCCAGCGATGTCTTCTTTTGGTTTAAtgaggaagaagatagctga GCCTTCATCTTCCCCGAgcctccagtcgacttcttgtcaaacctctagtgcgcccttgcgtactgagtctcaggactcagAACGCACGGGCACtgaggtggctatgagggggaTAGAGTCCATAGTTGCTGATTTGCCAGCTCCCgaagtgaccgtggccatggcagcGGGTCCATCTGAGagattggccttggcttcctag